One stretch of Streptomyces sp. A2-16 DNA includes these proteins:
- a CDS encoding PadR family transcriptional regulator — protein sequence MPPVFAHGRLRLYLLKLLDEAPRHGYEVIRLLEERFQGLYAPSAGTVYPRLAKLEAEGLVTHTTEGGRKVYAITDAGRAELADRSGELADLELEIRESVAELAAEIRADVRGAAGDLRREVRAAASEARRGGGSGAKGTGGEHEGPFGDFTEYADKESWRVAKEEMRRVKQEWKEQARRAKDESRRAREEAQRARRQAKEAQDRAREQAQEEVQRIARRVQEQVQDHFARGDWPTGVREGLTELAKEFGEFGKDYGKEFGKDFGFGRGGARSEKAEGTPPGPEYSHTPEDFPADYEPSWAHEDSTGDPARDLDRLLDRFRDDIRDAARDHGITADQLRDARRHLSTAAAHIGALLRTPKA from the coding sequence ATGCCCCCCGTCTTCGCCCACGGCCGCCTCCGCCTCTATCTGCTGAAGCTGCTGGACGAGGCCCCGCGCCACGGCTACGAGGTGATCCGGCTCCTGGAGGAGCGCTTCCAGGGTCTCTACGCCCCCTCGGCGGGCACCGTCTACCCCCGTCTGGCCAAGCTGGAGGCGGAAGGACTGGTCACCCACACCACCGAGGGCGGCCGCAAGGTGTACGCCATCACGGACGCGGGCCGCGCCGAGCTGGCCGACCGCAGCGGTGAACTGGCCGACCTGGAGCTGGAGATCCGCGAGTCGGTCGCCGAGCTCGCCGCCGAGATCCGGGCCGACGTGCGCGGCGCCGCGGGCGACCTGCGGCGCGAGGTGCGGGCGGCGGCCAGCGAGGCACGCCGAGGCGGTGGCAGCGGCGCCAAGGGCACCGGCGGCGAACACGAGGGCCCCTTCGGGGACTTCACGGAGTACGCCGACAAGGAGTCGTGGCGCGTCGCCAAGGAGGAGATGCGCCGCGTCAAGCAGGAGTGGAAGGAGCAGGCCCGGCGCGCCAAGGACGAGAGCCGCCGCGCCCGCGAGGAGGCCCAGCGCGCCCGCCGTCAGGCCAAGGAGGCCCAGGACCGGGCCAGGGAGCAGGCGCAGGAGGAGGTGCAGCGGATCGCCCGGCGCGTCCAGGAGCAGGTGCAGGACCACTTCGCGCGCGGCGACTGGCCGACCGGGGTGCGCGAGGGGCTGACCGAACTGGCCAAGGAGTTCGGCGAGTTCGGGAAGGACTACGGCAAGGAGTTCGGGAAGGACTTCGGCTTCGGCCGCGGCGGCGCGAGGTCCGAGAAGGCCGAGGGAACCCCGCCCGGCCCCGAGTACTCCCACACCCCGGAGGACTTCCCCGCCGACTACGAACCCTCCTGGGCCCACGAGGACTCCACCGGCGACCCGGCCCGCGACCTGGACCGCCTGCTCGACCGCTTCCGCGACGACATCCGCGACGCGGCCCGCGACCACGGCATCACCGCCGACCAGCTCCGCGACGCCCGCCGCCATCTGTCGACGGCGGCGGCCCACATCGGAGCACTCCTGCGCACACCGAAGGCGTGA
- a CDS encoding amino acid ABC transporter permease, whose amino-acid sequence MTEKIDKEPADTPPRASHAPETIKAIPVRHYGRYVSAVVVLALVALLVNAFATAEKIQWSAVGDRLFDSTVLAGAGRTLLISVLAMIVGVVLGVLLAVMRLSKNPVTSWVAWVYIWFFRGTPVYVQLLLWFNLALIFPMLNLGPIYKDEMTDVMTPFMCALLGLGLNEAAYMAEICRAGLLAVDEGQTEASHALGMSHAKTLRRIVIPQAMRVIVPPTGNEFINMLKTSSLVYAVTYNELLRATSTIGSTSYAVMEMLFVASIWYLVMTSVFSVFQYYLERRFARGSSRSLPATPWQRVKANMMAFSRERGSV is encoded by the coding sequence GTGACTGAAAAGATCGACAAGGAGCCCGCGGACACGCCGCCGCGGGCCTCCCACGCGCCGGAGACCATCAAGGCCATCCCGGTCCGCCACTACGGCCGCTACGTCAGCGCCGTCGTCGTGCTGGCGCTGGTGGCCCTGCTGGTCAACGCGTTCGCCACGGCCGAGAAGATCCAGTGGAGCGCGGTCGGCGACCGGCTGTTCGACTCCACGGTCCTCGCCGGCGCCGGCCGCACCCTGCTGATCAGCGTCCTCGCGATGATCGTGGGTGTGGTCCTCGGCGTGCTGCTGGCCGTGATGCGGCTCTCCAAGAACCCGGTGACGAGCTGGGTGGCCTGGGTCTACATCTGGTTCTTCCGGGGGACGCCGGTCTACGTCCAGCTCCTCCTCTGGTTCAACCTCGCGCTGATCTTCCCCATGCTGAATCTCGGTCCGATCTACAAGGACGAGATGACGGACGTGATGACCCCGTTCATGTGCGCCCTGCTGGGTCTGGGCCTGAACGAGGCCGCGTACATGGCGGAGATCTGCCGCGCCGGCCTGCTGGCCGTCGACGAGGGCCAGACGGAGGCCTCGCACGCGCTCGGCATGAGCCATGCCAAGACGCTGCGGCGGATCGTGATCCCGCAGGCGATGCGGGTGATCGTGCCGCCGACCGGCAACGAGTTCATCAACATGCTCAAGACCTCGTCGCTGGTGTACGCGGTGACGTACAACGAACTGCTGCGCGCCACCTCGACGATCGGCTCCACGTCGTACGCCGTGATGGAGATGCTGTTCGTGGCCTCCATCTGGTACCTGGTCATGACCAGCGTGTTCAGCGTCTTCCAGTACTACCTGGAGCGCCGTTTCGCCCGCGGTTCGTCCCGCAGCCTGCCGGCGACTCCGTGGCAGCGGGTCAAGGCCAACATGATGGCGTTCAGCCGTGAAAGGGGCTCGGTATGA
- a CDS encoding DUF4097 family beta strand repeat-containing protein, with translation MSEWSVTEPRKLTFDEPVRELHVRTVNGTVNVVGTDEGSARLEVSEIDGPPLVVTQEGGILTVAYEDLPWKGFLKWLDRKGWRRSAVVSLAVPADTRVEVGVVSAAAVVSGVRGPSVVKGVNGDTTLVGLSGPVRADTVSGNLEAQAVTGDLRFNSVSGDLTVVEGSGPSVRADSVSGSMIIDLDPEGPTDVRLTSVSGEIAIRLPQPADAEVEANTASGTISNAFEGLRVHGQWGAHKVTGRLGAGTGKLRATTVSGSIALLRRPPREDEEEPWEDQPPVAGTPVDGARSESGDNSVSGPDQGPDSPPSPADGTTDKKVL, from the coding sequence ATGTCCGAGTGGTCCGTCACTGAGCCCAGGAAGCTCACCTTCGACGAGCCCGTACGCGAACTCCACGTACGCACCGTCAACGGAACGGTGAACGTGGTGGGCACGGACGAAGGTTCCGCCCGCCTGGAGGTGTCCGAGATCGACGGGCCGCCCCTCGTCGTCACCCAGGAGGGCGGGATTCTCACGGTGGCCTACGAGGACCTGCCCTGGAAGGGCTTCCTCAAGTGGCTCGACCGCAAGGGCTGGCGGCGCAGCGCGGTCGTGTCGCTGGCCGTGCCGGCCGACACCCGCGTGGAGGTGGGCGTGGTGAGCGCCGCGGCCGTCGTGTCGGGAGTGCGCGGCCCCTCGGTGGTCAAGGGGGTCAACGGCGACACGACCCTCGTCGGCCTCTCCGGCCCCGTCCGCGCCGACACCGTCTCCGGGAACCTGGAGGCCCAGGCGGTCACCGGCGACCTGCGCTTCAACTCGGTCTCCGGGGATCTCACGGTCGTCGAGGGCTCCGGCCCCTCCGTGCGGGCCGACTCCGTCAGCGGCTCGATGATCATCGACCTCGACCCCGAGGGCCCCACCGACGTCCGGCTGACCAGCGTCTCGGGTGAGATCGCCATCCGGCTCCCCCAGCCCGCCGACGCGGAGGTGGAGGCCAACACCGCGAGCGGGACGATCTCCAACGCCTTCGAGGGCCTGCGCGTGCACGGCCAGTGGGGTGCCCACAAGGTCACCGGCCGCCTCGGCGCCGGCACCGGCAAGCTCCGCGCGACCACCGTCTCCGGCTCCATCGCCCTTCTGCGCCGCCCGCCCCGGGAGGACGAGGAGGAGCCGTGGGAGGACCAGCCTCCGGTGGCCGGCACCCCGGTGGACGGCGCCCGCAGCGAATCGGGGGACAATTCCGTTTCCGGCCCGGACCAGGGTCCCGACTCGCCCCCCTCCCCGGCCGACGGCACGACCGACAAGAAGGTGCTCTGA
- a CDS encoding NADP-dependent malic enzyme: MAAEIVNPRSDSDTGQDGGAEPLDSFDPAFALHRGGKMAVQATVPVRDKDDLSLAYTPGVAKVCSAIAEQPELVHDYTWKSSVVAVVTDGTAVLGLGDIGPEASLPVMEGKAILFKQFGGVDAVPLALACTDVDEIIETVVRLAPSFGGVNLEDISAPRCFEIEKRLQERLDIPVFHDDQHGTAVVTLAALRNAARLSGRSIGDLRAVISGAGAAGVAIAKMLVEAGIGDVAVADRRGVVSGDRDDLTSVKRELAGFTNKAGLSGSLEDALAGADVFIGVSGGTVPESAVASMAEGAFVFAMANPNPEVHPEVAHKYAAVVATGRSDFPNQINNVLAFPGIFAGALQVRASRITEGMKIAAAEALASVVGDDLAADYVIPSPFDERVAPAVTAAVAAAARAEGVARR, from the coding sequence GTGGCAGCGGAGATCGTCAATCCTCGCAGCGACAGCGATACGGGACAGGACGGAGGGGCGGAGCCCCTCGATTCCTTCGACCCCGCGTTCGCGCTGCACCGCGGCGGCAAGATGGCTGTGCAGGCCACCGTGCCGGTCCGTGACAAGGACGACCTGTCCCTCGCGTACACGCCCGGCGTGGCGAAGGTGTGCAGCGCCATCGCCGAGCAGCCGGAGCTCGTCCACGACTACACGTGGAAGTCGTCGGTCGTCGCCGTCGTGACGGACGGTACGGCCGTGCTGGGGCTCGGTGACATCGGGCCCGAAGCCTCCCTCCCGGTGATGGAGGGCAAGGCGATCCTGTTCAAGCAGTTCGGCGGGGTGGACGCGGTTCCGCTCGCGCTGGCCTGCACCGACGTCGACGAGATCATCGAGACCGTGGTCCGTCTCGCGCCGTCCTTCGGCGGCGTGAACCTCGAGGACATCTCGGCTCCTCGGTGCTTCGAGATCGAGAAGCGGCTCCAGGAGCGGCTCGACATTCCCGTCTTCCACGACGACCAGCACGGGACCGCGGTCGTGACGCTGGCCGCCCTGCGCAACGCGGCGCGGCTGAGCGGGCGGTCCATCGGAGATCTTCGTGCGGTGATCTCCGGTGCGGGCGCGGCGGGCGTGGCCATCGCCAAGATGCTCGTCGAGGCGGGCATCGGGGACGTCGCCGTCGCCGACCGGCGCGGTGTCGTGTCCGGTGACCGGGACGACCTCACGTCCGTGAAGCGGGAGCTCGCCGGGTTCACGAACAAGGCGGGGCTGTCCGGGTCGCTGGAGGACGCGCTGGCCGGCGCGGACGTCTTCATCGGCGTGTCCGGCGGCACGGTGCCGGAATCTGCGGTCGCCTCGATGGCGGAGGGCGCCTTCGTGTTCGCGATGGCCAACCCGAATCCCGAGGTGCACCCGGAGGTCGCGCACAAGTACGCGGCCGTGGTCGCCACCGGGCGGTCCGACTTCCCGAACCAGATCAACAACGTGCTGGCGTTTCCGGGGATCTTCGCGGGGGCGCTGCAGGTGCGGGCCTCGCGGATCACGGAGGGCATGAAGATCGCGGCGGCGGAGGCGTTGGCCTCCGTGGTCGGTGACGATCTTGCGGCGGACTATGTGATTCCGTCCCCGTTCGACGAGCGGGTGGCGCCTGCGGTCACTGCGGCGGTGGCTGCGGCGGCTCGGGCGGAGGGGGTTGCTCGCCGCTGA
- a CDS encoding HTH domain-containing protein, with amino-acid sequence MTEATDLAERAGDRDPRVGLRAVAALRRLLEQLESVQVRSARNQGWSWQEIAAELGVSRQAVHKKYGRH; translated from the coding sequence ATGACCGAAGCAACGGATCTCGCCGAGCGTGCCGGTGATCGCGATCCCCGGGTCGGACTGCGTGCCGTCGCCGCACTGCGCAGGCTGCTGGAGCAGCTGGAGTCGGTGCAGGTGCGCAGTGCGCGCAATCAGGGCTGGTCGTGGCAGGAGATCGCCGCGGAACTCGGAGTGAGCAGGCAGGCCGTGCACAAGAAGTACGGGAGGCATTGA
- a CDS encoding zinc-binding dehydrogenase: MFAVYAARIDRDNPLSGLELGERPAPEARPGWSVVDVKAASLNHHDLWSLRGVGLAEDKLPMILGCDAAGVDEDGNEVVLHSVIGQSGHGVGPKEPRSILTERYQGTFAEQVTVPTWNVLPKPKELSFAEAACLPTAWLTAYRMLFTNAGVRPGDSVLVQGAGGGVATAAIVLGKAAGLRVFATSRDEAKRKRALELGAVEAVESGARLPQRVDAVIETVGAATWSHSVKSLKPGGTLVISGATSGDRPSHAELTRIFFLELKVVGSTMGTKDELEDLLAFCAATGVRPVIDEVLPMDRAREGFERVQSGEQFGKVVLTND; encoded by the coding sequence ATGTTCGCTGTCTATGCCGCCCGAATCGACCGCGACAACCCGCTCTCGGGGCTGGAGTTGGGGGAGCGTCCGGCTCCCGAAGCCCGTCCGGGGTGGAGCGTCGTCGATGTCAAGGCCGCTTCCCTGAATCACCACGACCTCTGGTCACTGCGCGGTGTGGGCCTCGCAGAGGACAAGCTTCCGATGATCCTCGGCTGTGACGCCGCCGGTGTCGACGAGGACGGCAACGAGGTCGTCCTGCACTCCGTCATCGGTCAGAGCGGGCACGGGGTCGGTCCCAAGGAGCCGCGCTCCATCCTCACCGAGCGCTACCAGGGAACGTTCGCCGAGCAGGTGACCGTGCCGACCTGGAACGTGCTGCCCAAGCCGAAGGAGCTGTCCTTCGCGGAGGCCGCCTGTCTGCCCACGGCCTGGCTGACGGCGTACCGGATGCTGTTCACGAACGCGGGCGTGCGGCCCGGTGACTCCGTGCTGGTGCAGGGCGCCGGTGGCGGTGTCGCCACGGCCGCCATCGTGCTGGGGAAGGCCGCGGGGCTGCGGGTCTTCGCCACCAGCCGGGACGAGGCCAAGCGGAAGCGCGCGCTGGAGCTCGGGGCCGTGGAGGCCGTGGAGTCGGGTGCGCGGCTGCCGCAGCGGGTGGACGCCGTCATCGAGACGGTGGGTGCCGCCACGTGGTCGCACTCCGTGAAGTCGCTCAAGCCCGGCGGCACGCTGGTCATCTCCGGTGCCACGAGCGGTGACCGCCCCTCGCACGCCGAACTGACCCGGATCTTCTTCCTGGAGTTGAAGGTCGTGGGCTCGACCATGGGGACCAAGGACGAGCTGGAGGATTTGCTCGCGTTCTGTGCGGCTACGGGGGTGCGGCCCGTGATCGACGAGGTGTTGCCCATGGACCGTGCCCGTGAGGGCTTCGAGCGGGTCCAGTCCGGTGAGCAGTTCGGCAAGGTCGTGCTGACGAACGACTGA
- a CDS encoding ABC transporter substrate-binding protein, with product MTASSTRRTTAARTRTAAVGAIAVAGALILTGCGDQTDSGGSSSKESASSSKAPLFDKLPAKIQKAGVIKVGTNAEYAPMEYQEGGKIVGVDPDIAAALGKQLGVEFQFTSGSFDGLIPSLNSGRYDVAMSSITDTKDRQEGLDNGKKLGPGVDFVDYFTAGTAIYVQKGNPKKIGSIDDLCGQTVAVQRGTTYEKALQDQSKKCTDGGKKKLDIESFENDTEAQTRVKSGGAVAGVNDYPVAIDLARKADGGNAFEVVGEQVDAGPFGIAVNKDNKELASALEAAVNAIIEDGTYKKVLEKWGAETGAIDKAAINGGK from the coding sequence ATGACCGCAAGCTCCACCCGTCGTACGACCGCCGCGCGCACCAGGACAGCCGCGGTAGGTGCGATCGCGGTCGCAGGCGCCCTGATTCTCACCGGTTGCGGTGACCAGACGGACAGCGGCGGCAGCAGCTCCAAGGAGTCGGCGTCGTCCAGCAAGGCTCCGCTGTTCGACAAGCTGCCCGCGAAGATCCAGAAGGCCGGCGTCATCAAGGTCGGCACCAACGCCGAGTACGCCCCCATGGAGTACCAGGAGGGCGGCAAGATCGTCGGCGTCGACCCCGACATCGCCGCCGCGCTGGGCAAGCAGCTGGGCGTGGAGTTCCAGTTCACCTCGGGCTCCTTCGACGGTCTGATCCCGTCGCTGAACTCCGGCCGCTATGACGTCGCCATGTCCTCCATCACGGACACCAAGGACCGTCAGGAGGGCCTGGACAACGGCAAGAAGCTCGGCCCGGGCGTCGACTTCGTCGACTACTTCACGGCCGGCACCGCCATCTACGTCCAGAAGGGCAACCCGAAGAAGATCGGCTCGATCGACGACCTCTGCGGTCAGACGGTCGCCGTTCAGCGCGGGACGACGTACGAGAAGGCGCTTCAGGACCAGTCCAAGAAGTGCACGGACGGCGGCAAGAAGAAGCTCGACATCGAGTCCTTCGAGAACGACACCGAGGCCCAGACCCGCGTGAAGTCGGGCGGCGCCGTCGCGGGCGTCAACGACTACCCGGTCGCCATCGACCTGGCCCGCAAGGCCGACGGGGGCAACGCCTTCGAGGTCGTCGGCGAGCAGGTCGACGCCGGTCCGTTCGGCATCGCCGTGAACAAGGACAACAAGGAACTCGCGAGCGCCCTGGAAGCGGCCGTCAACGCGATCATCGAGGACGGCACGTACAAGAAGGTGCTGGAGAAGTGGGGCGCCGAGACCGGCGCCATCGACAAGGCCGCGATCAACGGCGGCAAGTGA
- a CDS encoding DUF6104 family protein: MYFTDRGIEELEKRRGEEEVTFEWLAEQLRTFVDLNPDFEVPVERLATWLARLDDEDDE; this comes from the coding sequence ATGTACTTCACGGACCGTGGCATCGAGGAACTGGAGAAGCGGCGCGGCGAGGAGGAGGTCACCTTCGAGTGGCTGGCCGAGCAGCTGCGGACGTTCGTCGATCTCAATCCCGACTTCGAGGTGCCGGTGGAGCGGCTCGCCACCTGGCTGGCCCGACTGGACGACGAGGACGACGAGTAG
- a CDS encoding Clp protease N-terminal domain-containing protein, translating to MFERFTKDARAVVVGAVEHAERTGAGSVDAEHLLLALLDRESGRASFVLAALGLTERSDAVREALGEARRRAGLSQADAEALAGLGIDVSGIVARVEEVHGVGAMSGGRKGKGSWSGRRPFGRDAKQILEKALRVAVARRDRHIGDEHILLALTVRPGVPGEVLADHGVTHESVVRVLYGGGEAKAG from the coding sequence ATGTTCGAGCGGTTCACGAAGGACGCCCGCGCGGTGGTCGTGGGTGCGGTCGAGCATGCCGAGCGGACGGGGGCCGGGTCCGTGGACGCCGAGCATCTGCTGCTTGCGCTGCTGGACCGGGAGTCCGGTCGGGCCTCGTTCGTCCTGGCCGCTCTCGGGCTCACCGAGCGCTCGGACGCCGTACGGGAGGCTCTGGGCGAGGCGCGGCGGCGGGCCGGGCTGTCACAGGCGGACGCCGAGGCGCTGGCGGGGCTCGGGATCGATGTGTCGGGGATCGTCGCCCGGGTGGAGGAGGTGCACGGGGTCGGGGCGATGTCCGGCGGCCGGAAGGGCAAGGGATCGTGGTCCGGGCGGCGCCCCTTCGGGCGGGACGCCAAGCAGATCCTGGAGAAGGCTCTCCGTGTCGCCGTGGCCCGGCGGGACCGTCATATCGGCGACGAGCACATCCTGCTGGCCCTGACCGTCAGGCCCGGGGTGCCCGGCGAGGTGCTCGCCGATCACGGGGTGACCCATGAGTCGGTCGTGCGCGTCCTCTACGGCGGGGGAGAGGCGAAGGCAGGCTGA